One stretch of Streptomyces agglomeratus DNA includes these proteins:
- a CDS encoding penicillin-binding transpeptidase domain-containing protein: MRSGAKAAIVGGVFLVAAGGVGYGAYSVLGEETGGADSRTLSAPKKTGPPSADEVARTTKDFLAAWGRGDARAAADLTDHAAAAQPALFAYRDAAHISEVKLTPGAAVGAKVPFTAEATVTYKGLRKPFSYDSELTVVRGLTSGKALVGWKASVLHPDLKEGEVLRTGESSAPAIKAVDRDGTELTPGRFPSLGPVLDALREKYGEKAGGTPGVELAIESGSDDSVAPRTLLTLAGGKPGKLPTTLDADVQAAAERAVKRHSEASVAAVKPSTGEILAIANNRADGYNAAVLGKQAPGSTLKIVTAAMLMEKGLTGADRKVECPKTAMYQGRTFKNLDDFEIPDGTFSTSFARSCNTAFIKLIDETKDDAALPRAAREVFGLGLDWRTGIITADGSIPEASGGEAAAQYIGQGTVQMNALNMASVTATAKAGVFRQPVIVPQSLDGRELARAARAMSPSVHSQLVAMMRQTATQPWGTGTEAMAPVGGDKGAKTGSAEVDGQGKSNSWFAGFSDDVAAAASVESGGHGGDAAGPLVAAVLRAG, translated from the coding sequence ATGCGCAGCGGAGCGAAGGCCGCCATAGTCGGCGGAGTGTTCCTGGTCGCCGCCGGAGGAGTGGGATACGGGGCGTACTCCGTGCTGGGCGAGGAGACCGGCGGTGCCGACAGCAGGACCCTGTCGGCACCGAAGAAGACCGGACCGCCGAGCGCGGACGAGGTCGCGCGGACCACGAAGGACTTCCTCGCCGCCTGGGGCAGAGGTGACGCGCGTGCGGCGGCCGATCTCACCGATCACGCCGCCGCCGCACAGCCCGCGCTGTTCGCCTACCGCGACGCGGCGCACATCAGCGAGGTGAAGCTGACGCCCGGCGCGGCGGTGGGGGCGAAGGTGCCGTTCACCGCCGAGGCGACGGTCACGTACAAGGGCCTGCGCAAGCCCTTCTCGTACGACTCGGAGCTGACCGTCGTGCGCGGGCTCACCTCGGGCAAGGCGCTGGTCGGCTGGAAGGCGTCCGTCCTGCATCCGGACCTCAAGGAAGGCGAGGTGCTGCGGACGGGCGAGTCGTCGGCGCCGGCCATCAAGGCGGTCGACCGCGACGGCACCGAGCTGACGCCGGGCAGGTTCCCGTCGCTCGGGCCCGTTCTGGACGCCCTGCGTGAGAAGTACGGCGAGAAGGCGGGCGGGACGCCGGGCGTCGAGCTGGCGATCGAGAGCGGCAGCGACGACAGCGTTGCCCCGCGCACGCTGCTCACCCTCGCCGGGGGCAAGCCGGGCAAGCTGCCGACCACGCTGGACGCGGACGTGCAGGCGGCGGCCGAGAGGGCGGTGAAGCGGCACAGCGAGGCGTCGGTCGCGGCGGTGAAACCGAGCACGGGCGAGATCCTGGCGATCGCCAACAACCGTGCGGACGGCTACAACGCGGCGGTCCTCGGCAAACAGGCGCCGGGCTCCACACTGAAGATCGTGACGGCCGCGATGCTGATGGAGAAGGGCCTGACCGGCGCCGACCGGAAGGTCGAGTGCCCGAAGACCGCGATGTACCAGGGCCGTACCTTCAAGAACCTGGACGATTTCGAGATTCCGGACGGCACGTTCTCCACCAGTTTCGCCCGCTCCTGCAACACCGCCTTCATCAAGCTGATCGACGAGACGAAGGACGACGCGGCGCTGCCCAGGGCGGCCCGTGAGGTCTTCGGTCTCGGCCTCGACTGGCGGACCGGCATCATCACGGCCGACGGTTCGATCCCGGAAGCCTCCGGCGGCGAGGCGGCGGCGCAGTACATCGGACAGGGCACGGTCCAGATGAACGCCCTGAACATGGCGTCGGTCACCGCCACCGCCAAGGCGGGCGTGTTCAGGCAGCCGGTCATCGTGCCGCAGTCGCTCGACGGCCGGGAGCTGGCCAGGGCGGCCCGCGCCATGTCTCCCTCCGTACACAGCCAGCTCGTCGCCATGATGCGGCAGACGGCGACGCAGCCCTGGGGCACGGGAACCGAGGCGATGGCCCCGGTCGGCGGCGACAAGGGCGCGAAGACCGGCTCGGCGGAGGTCGACGGGCAGGGCAAGTCCAACAGCTGGTTCGCCGGGTTCAGCGACGACGTGGCCGCGGCGGCGTCCGTCGAGTCCGGTGGCCACGGCGGCGACGCGGCGGGCCCGCTGGTGGCGGCGGTGCTGCGCGCCGGCTGA
- a CDS encoding dolichyl-phosphate-mannose--protein mannosyltransferase, producing the protein MTSTASEAQQGRAPGERPPSWQQRLRRFGYVPRPVIGLRERLVPPYSRPGTQVWRVLGVPPVLAGHLVRWAAWGGPLLVALVAGLLRFWHLGSPKAVIFDETYYAKDAWALVHQGYEGQWPKDVDKTILADPSSVQVPVEPGYVVHPPVGKWVIGLGEHLFGFTPFGWRFMVCVLGTLSVLMLCRIGRRLFRSTFLGCLAGALLAVDGLHFVMSRTALLDQVLMFFVLGAFGCLLIDRDRPRRRLAAALWTDDEGVLRPDAGIADRLRLGWRPWRIAAGVCLGLACGTKWNGLYILAAFGLLTVLWDVGARRTAGAVRPFLTVLKRDVLPAFVSTVPVAVATYLVSWTGWFAGKDGYYRNWADGRKGLSPDHVSLPLLGDVPLPQFDMTWVPAVVRSFWHYESEVYSFHVNLTSGHTYESNPWSWIVQGRPVSYFYESPKPGQEGCPAKETSDCAQEVLALGTPLLWWAACFAVLYVLWRWAFRRDWRAGAIACGIVAGWLPWFFYQERTIFLFYAVVFVPFLCLAVAMMIGAMLGPPDAHERRRVAGAVGAGLLVLLIVWNFIYFWPIYTGQTLPIDEWRDRIWFDTWV; encoded by the coding sequence GTGACCAGTACCGCGTCAGAAGCCCAGCAGGGCCGGGCCCCCGGGGAGCGGCCGCCGTCGTGGCAGCAGCGGCTGCGGCGATTCGGCTACGTACCCCGGCCCGTCATCGGCCTGCGCGAGCGGCTCGTGCCGCCGTACAGCCGGCCCGGCACCCAGGTCTGGCGGGTGCTCGGGGTGCCGCCCGTACTCGCGGGGCATCTGGTGCGGTGGGCCGCCTGGGGCGGCCCGCTGCTGGTCGCGCTGGTCGCGGGCCTGCTGCGGTTCTGGCATCTGGGCAGCCCGAAGGCGGTGATATTCGACGAGACGTACTACGCGAAGGACGCCTGGGCGCTCGTTCACCAGGGGTACGAGGGCCAGTGGCCCAAGGACGTCGACAAGACGATCCTCGCCGACCCGTCGTCGGTCCAGGTCCCGGTCGAGCCCGGCTATGTGGTGCATCCGCCGGTCGGGAAGTGGGTCATCGGGCTCGGTGAACACCTCTTCGGCTTCACGCCCTTCGGCTGGCGCTTCATGGTGTGCGTACTCGGCACGCTGTCGGTCCTCATGCTGTGCCGGATCGGACGCCGGCTCTTCCGCTCGACGTTCCTGGGGTGCCTGGCGGGCGCGCTGCTCGCGGTGGACGGCCTGCACTTCGTGATGAGCCGCACGGCGCTGCTCGACCAGGTGCTGATGTTCTTCGTGCTGGGCGCGTTCGGCTGTCTGCTGATCGACAGGGACCGGCCGCGGCGAAGGCTGGCGGCGGCGCTTTGGACGGACGACGAGGGGGTACTGCGCCCGGACGCCGGGATCGCGGACCGGCTGCGGCTCGGGTGGCGGCCGTGGCGGATCGCGGCGGGGGTGTGCCTGGGTCTCGCCTGCGGCACGAAGTGGAACGGCCTGTACATCCTGGCGGCGTTCGGTCTGCTGACGGTGTTGTGGGACGTGGGCGCGCGCCGGACGGCGGGCGCCGTGCGGCCCTTCCTGACGGTGCTGAAGCGGGACGTCCTGCCGGCGTTCGTCTCGACGGTGCCGGTCGCCGTGGCGACGTATCTCGTGTCGTGGACGGGCTGGTTCGCCGGCAAGGACGGCTATTACCGGAACTGGGCCGACGGGCGGAAGGGCCTGTCGCCGGATCACGTCTCCCTGCCGCTCCTGGGCGATGTGCCGCTGCCGCAGTTCGACATGACCTGGGTCCCGGCCGTCGTGCGGAGCTTCTGGCACTACGAGAGCGAGGTCTACAGCTTCCACGTCAACCTGACGTCGGGTCACACCTACGAGTCGAACCCGTGGAGCTGGATCGTCCAGGGCCGCCCCGTCTCGTACTTCTACGAGTCGCCGAAGCCCGGCCAGGAGGGCTGTCCGGCGAAGGAGACGAGCGACTGCGCCCAGGAGGTCCTGGCGCTCGGCACCCCGCTGCTGTGGTGGGCGGCGTGCTTCGCGGTCCTGTACGTGCTGTGGCGCTGGGCGTTCCGGCGGGACTGGCGGGCGGGGGCGATCGCGTGCGGGATCGTGGCGGGCTGGCTGCCCTGGTTCTTCTACCAGGAGCGGACGATCTTCCTCTTCTACGCCGTGGTGTTCGTGCCGTTCCTGTGCCTGGCGGTGGCGATGATGATCGGCGCGATGCTGGGCCCACCGGACGCCCACGAACGACGGCGCGTGGCGGGGGCGGTCGGCGCGGGATTGCTCGTTCTGCTGATCGTCTGGAACTTCATCTACTTCTGGCCCATCTACACGGGCCAGACGCTCCCGATAGACGAATGGCGCGACCGCATCTGGTTCGACACGTGGGTGTAG
- the rsmI gene encoding 16S rRNA (cytidine(1402)-2'-O)-methyltransferase, translating into MLAGTPIGDVADAPPRLAAELATADVVAAEDTRRLRRLTQALGVQTTGRVVSYFEGNESARTPELVEALEDGKRVLLVTDAGMPSVSDPGYRLVAAAVEKDIKVTAVPGPSAVLTALALSGLPVDRFCFEGFLPRKGGERLSKLREVAGERRTMVFFEAPHRLDDTLAAMAEVFGDERRAAVCRELTKTYEEVKRGPLKALAEWAAEGVRGEITVVVEGASDAPRNLDPAELVRLVQVREEAGERRKEAIAAVAAEAGLPKREVFDAVVAAKNAARTGSAQGKGLS; encoded by the coding sequence GTGCTCGCGGGGACGCCCATCGGCGACGTGGCCGACGCGCCGCCCCGCCTCGCCGCCGAACTCGCGACGGCCGACGTCGTGGCGGCCGAGGACACCCGCCGCCTGCGCCGCCTGACGCAGGCGCTCGGCGTACAGACGACGGGGCGTGTCGTGTCGTACTTCGAGGGCAACGAGAGCGCCCGTACGCCCGAACTCGTCGAGGCGCTGGAGGACGGCAAGCGGGTGCTGCTCGTCACCGACGCGGGCATGCCGTCCGTCTCCGACCCCGGCTACCGGCTGGTCGCCGCCGCCGTCGAGAAGGACATCAAGGTCACCGCGGTGCCCGGCCCCTCCGCCGTGCTGACCGCCCTCGCCCTGTCCGGCCTGCCCGTCGACCGCTTCTGCTTCGAGGGCTTCCTGCCGCGCAAGGGCGGCGAGCGCCTGAGCAAGCTGCGCGAGGTCGCCGGTGAGCGGCGGACGATGGTGTTCTTCGAGGCGCCGCACCGCCTCGACGACACCCTCGCCGCGATGGCCGAGGTCTTCGGCGACGAGCGCAGGGCCGCCGTGTGCCGCGAGCTGACCAAGACGTACGAGGAAGTGAAGCGCGGCCCGCTGAAGGCGCTCGCCGAATGGGCCGCCGAGGGGGTACGCGGAGAGATCACCGTCGTCGTCGAAGGCGCGTCCGATGCGCCGCGGAATCTGGACCCGGCGGAGCTGGTGCGGCTGGTGCAGGTGCGCGAGGAGGCGGGGGAGCGGCGCAAGGAGGCCATCGCGGCAGTCGCCGCCGAGGCGGGGCTTCCCAAGCGCGAGGTGTTCGACG